From one Heptranchias perlo isolate sHepPer1 chromosome X, sHepPer1.hap1, whole genome shotgun sequence genomic stretch:
- the LOC137306933 gene encoding protein S100-B-like produces the protein MSDLENAMMAIINVFHKYTGCKRDKLKKAQLKALVNDELSQFIENIKDQETLDTLMLDLDENGDMEIDFQEFVTFVAMITSACHDFFGPQE, from the exons AATGCGATGATGGCAATCATAAATGTCTTCCACAAGTATACAGGATGCAAGAGAGATAAACTCAAGAAAGCACAACTAAAAGCTCTGGTCAATGACGAGTTAAGTCAATTCATTGAG AATATTAAAGACCAGGAGACTCTGGATACACTCATGCTGGACTTGGATGAAAATGGTGATATGGAAATTGATTTTCAAGAATTTGTCACATTCGTTGCTATGATTACCTCAGCATGTCACGACTTCTTTGGTCCGCAGGAGTGA